From Haloarcula hispanica ATCC 33960, the proteins below share one genomic window:
- the radA gene encoding DNA repair and recombination protein RadA: MSASEDLEELPGVGPATAEKLEDNGYDSYQGIAVASPGELSNTADIGESSAADIIQAAREAADIGGFETGSTVLERREQIGKLSWGVDEVDDLLGGGVETQSITEVYGEFGAGKSQVTHQLSVNVQLPAEHGGLEGSAIFVDSEDTFRPERIEQMVKGLADEVLADTMVLHGIVEEGDDADPTDEDLLDDLVASVLEKIHVAKAFNSNHQILLAEKAQEIASESQDEEFPVRLLAVDSLTAHFRAEYVGRGELADRQQKLNKHLHDLMRVGDLNNTAVVVTNQVASNPDSFFGDPTQPIGGNILGHTSTFRMYLRKSKGNKRIVKLVDAPNLPDGEGVMRVEEDGLLNE; this comes from the coding sequence ATGTCCGCAAGTGAGGACCTCGAAGAGCTGCCGGGTGTCGGTCCGGCGACAGCAGAGAAACTCGAAGACAACGGCTACGATTCATACCAGGGGATTGCGGTCGCCTCCCCCGGCGAACTGTCGAACACGGCCGACATCGGCGAGTCGTCGGCAGCCGACATCATTCAGGCCGCCCGCGAAGCGGCCGATATCGGTGGGTTCGAAACCGGGTCGACGGTGCTCGAACGCCGCGAGCAGATTGGGAAGCTCTCCTGGGGCGTCGACGAGGTCGACGACCTGCTCGGCGGCGGCGTCGAGACCCAGTCCATCACCGAGGTGTACGGCGAGTTCGGGGCCGGCAAGTCCCAGGTAACCCACCAGCTCTCGGTCAACGTCCAGTTACCGGCCGAACACGGCGGACTGGAAGGCAGCGCCATCTTCGTCGACTCCGAGGACACGTTCCGACCGGAGCGTATCGAACAGATGGTCAAGGGCCTCGCCGACGAGGTACTGGCAGACACGATGGTCCTCCACGGCATCGTTGAGGAGGGGGACGACGCAGACCCGACCGATGAGGACCTGCTCGATGACCTCGTCGCCTCCGTGCTGGAGAAGATCCACGTCGCGAAGGCGTTCAACTCCAACCACCAGATTCTCCTGGCCGAGAAGGCCCAGGAAATCGCAAGCGAGAGCCAGGACGAGGAGTTCCCCGTCCGCCTGCTCGCCGTCGACTCGCTGACCGCCCACTTCCGCGCCGAGTACGTCGGGCGTGGCGAACTCGCCGACCGCCAGCAGAAGCTCAACAAGCACCTCCACGACCTGATGCGGGTCGGCGACCTCAACAACACCGCCGTCGTCGTCACGAACCAGGTCGCCTCCAACCCGGACTCCTTCTTCGGCGACCCGACCCAGCCCATCGGTGGCAACATCCTCGGCCACACCTCCACGTTCCGAATGTACCTCCGCAAGTCCAAGGGGAACAAGCGCATCGTCAAACTCGTCGACGCGCCGAACCTCCCAGACGGCGAGGGCGTCATGCGC